A genomic segment from Excalfactoria chinensis isolate bCotChi1 chromosome 15, bCotChi1.hap2, whole genome shotgun sequence encodes:
- the NSFL1C gene encoding NSFL1 cofactor p47, whose product MADREEALREFVAVTGAEEERARFFLESAGWDLQIALASFYEDGGDEDILTLPQPTPSSVSRGTAASDHRVTSFRDLVHAQEDDDEEEEGQRFYAGGSERSGQQIVGPPRKKSPNELVEDLFKGAKEHGAVAVDRTAKSSGESSKPKPFAGGGYRLGATPEEESAYVAGERRQNSVQDVHVVLKLWKSGFSLDSGELRSYQDPSNAQFLDDIRRGEVPAELRRLARGGQVNLDMEDHRDEEYVKPKSVFKAFTGEGQKLGSAAPQVLSTSSPAQQAANEAKASSAIAIDESEPVTNIQIRLADGGRLVQKFNHNHRIRDIRLFIVDARPAMAATSFVLMTTFPNKELTDENQTLKEANLLNAVIVQRLT is encoded by the exons ATGGCGGACAGGGAGGAGGCGTTGAGGGAGTTCGTGGCCGTGACGGGCGCTGAGGAGGAGCGAGCGCGGTTCTTCCTCGAGTCCGCCGGTTGGGACCTCCAG ATTGCCCTTGCCAGCTTCTATGAGGATGGAGGTGATGAGGACATTCTGACTCTCCCCCAGCCGACACCCAGCTCTGTATCCAGAGGCACTGCAGCCAG TGACCATCGAGTAACATCATTTAGAGACCTTGTTCATGCACAGgaggatgatgatgaagaaGAAGAGGGACAGCG GTTTTATGCTGGTGGCTCAGAGAGAAGTGGACAACAGATTGTTGGTCCTCCGAGGAAGAAGAGTCCCAATGAGCTGGTGGAGGATCTGTTCAAAGGAGCAAAGGAGCACGGTGCAGTGGCAGTTGATCGGACGGCCAAAAGCAGTGGCGAGAGTAGCAAGCCTAAA CCTTTTGCAGGGGGAGGATATCGCCTTGGAGCTACTCCAGAGGAAGAGTCTGCCTATGTGGCAGGAGAGAGGAGACAAAACTCTGTTCAGGAT GTGCATGTTGTACTGAAGCTCTGGAAGAGTGGATTCAGTCTGGACAGTGGAGAACTGAGAAGCTACCAGGATCCATCCAATGCCCAGTTTCTTGATGATATCCGCCGAGG GGAAGTCCCAGCAGAGCTGCGCAGGTTAGCACGAGGTGGGCAAGTAAACCTGGATATGGAGGATCACCGTGATGAGGAGTATGTGAAACCTAAGAGTGTCTTCAAAGCTTTTACTGGAGAAGGACAGAAGCTGGGCAG CGCTGCCCCTCAGGTGTTGAGCACCAgctccccagcccagcaggctGCAAATGAAGCCAAAGCCAGTTCTGCCATCGCTATTGATGAGTCGGAGCCCGTCACCAACATCCAGATCCGGCTCGCTGATGGTGGGCGACTGGTCCAGAAATTTAATCACAATCACAG GATCCGTGACATCCGGCTCTTCATAGTAGATGCCCGGCCAGCAATGGCAGCAACCAGCTTTGTCCTCATGACCACCTTCCCAAATAAAGAGCTGACTGATGAGAACCAGACCCTGAAGGAAGCCAACCTGCTCAATGCTGTCATTGTTCAGAGGTTAACATAA
- the LOC140259360 gene encoding signal-regulatory protein beta-1-like isoform X1, which produces MSLSHSAVSQCQLPCGVKDGDISLPPALRSRDVQVLHPGSRASCQPQTFLPLSPGLSAQPYPDFKLEQPRGPVVVTKGEVLTLNCTAVGSGPIGPTKWLKGQGSSSQTIYDPKGSFPRVTRVDTESSKDFSIRIRDVRLEDTGTYYCVKFQRGTFGEEFFRSGGGTEVLVHARPSELAMSEPSDRAVPGQSVPFTCSTGGFFPRDIQVKWLKNSTPVRAEPPRITAELPGTYSVSSTVQVNLSKADVRSELSCEVQHSTLAAPLTRTFALGRVLRVAPRVSVVAAPPGAVEVNETVNFTCRVRGFYPGAVSISWMENGTERNVGSSARPTETSRGLFELNSTLTVQAGEEKSGSRFTCRVVHEDQEPISSTAILWVAAPTPWEPRGATFLSSPGLWLGLLLYKALLGLGLFFLFKRVLH; this is translated from the exons ATGTCTTTGTCCCACAGTGCAGTGTCACAGTGCCAGCTGCCATGCGGGGTGAAGGATGGGGACAtctctctgcctcctgctttgAGGTCTAGAGATGTTCAGGTGCTGCATCCTGGCTCTAGAGCCTCTTGCCAGCCCCAAACTTTCCTACCACTGTCCCCAGGTTTGAGTGCCCAGCCATATCCAGACTTCAAGCTGGAGCAGCCCCGGGGCCCAGTGGTGGTGACCAAAGGGGAGGTGCTGACCCTGAACTGCACAGCAGTTGGATCAGGTCCTATTGGCCCTACGAAGTGGCTGAAGGGCCAGGGCAGCAGCAGTCAGACCATTTATGACCCGAAAGGCTCCTTCCCACGTGTGACGAGAGTAGACACTGAATCCAGCAAAGACTTCTCCATCCGCATCAGGGATGTCCGTCTGGAGGACACTGGCACCTATTACTGTGTGAAGTTTCAAAGAGGCACCTTTGGTGAAGAGTTCTTTAGGAGCGGTGGGGGCACGGAGGTGTTGGTGCACG CCAGACCCTCCGAGCTGGCCATGTCAGAGCCCAGTGACCGAGCGGTGCCGGGGCAGTCGGTGCCCTTCACCTGCAGCACCGGAGGGTTCTTCCCACGAGACATCCAGGTGAAATGGCTCAAGAACAGCACTCCGGTTCGGGCTGAGCCGCCCCGCATCACCGCAGAGCTGCCAGGCACCTACAGCGTGTCCAGCACCGTGCAGGTGAATCTGAGCAAGGCCGACGTCCGCTCGGAGCTGAGCTGTGAGGTGCAGCACAGCACGCTGGCAGCCCCGCTGACGAGGACGTTCGCGCTGGGCCGGGTCCTGCGAG TCGCCCCCCGCGTGTCTGTGGTCGCCGCACCGCCGGGCGCCGTGGAGGTGAACGAGACGGTGAACTTCACCTGCCGCGTGCGGGGCTTCTACCCGGGAGCCGTGAGCATCAGCTGGATGGAGAACGGCACGGAGAGGAACGTGGGGAGCAGCGCGCGGCCAACAGAGACCTCCCGGGGCTTGTTTGAGCTGAACAGCACGCTGACGGTGCAGGCGGGGGAGGAGAAGAGCGGCTCCAGGTTCACCTGCCGGGTGGTGCACGAGGACCAGGAGCCCATCTCCAGCACGGCCATCCTGTGGGTCGCTGCTCCAACCCCGTGGGAACCCAGAG GTGCCACTTTCCTGTCCAGCCCTGGCTTGTGGCTCGGCCTGCTGCTGTACAAGGCACTGCTCGGCCTCggcctcttcttcctcttcaagCGCgtcctgcactga
- the LOC140259359 gene encoding tyrosine-protein phosphatase non-receptor type substrate 1-like has product MEPRPPAWPLLCLLLLCPPFCPGLSAQPYPDFKLEQPRGPVVVTKGEVLTLNCTAVGSAPIGPTKWLKDQGSSNQTIYDRKTSPRVTKVDTESNKDFSIRIRDVRLEDTGTYYCVKFQRGTFGEEFFRSGGGTEVLVHARPSELAMSEPSDRAVPGQSVPFTCSTGGFFPRDIQVKWLKNSTPVRAEPPRITAELPGTYSVSSTVQVKLSEADVRSELSCEVQHSTLAAPLTRTFALGRVLRVAPSVSVVAAPPGAVEVNETVNFTCRVRGFYPGAVSISWMENGTERNAGSSARPTETSRGLFELNSTLTVQAGEEKSGSRFTCRVVHEDQEPISSTAILRVIVPTSGETNESFIGDSKSLIYVAVGVVCTVLALLVIAILYLIRTKQSKDKSSPSARLHEPEKSSGTTTTQESDPNNLTYADLNFAKEKKSIRRIIELSQQSEYACIQGSNSSSSSSQPAASSDNLTYADLDMVHLSKAPRRPPPCPEESSSEYASVQIQRQ; this is encoded by the exons ATGGAGCCCCGTCCCCCCGCCTGGCcgctgctctgcctgctgctgctctgcccgcCCTTCTGCCCAG GTTTGAGTGCACAGCCGTATCCGGACTTCAAGCTGGAGCAGCCCCGGGGCCCAGTGGTGGTGACCAAAGGGGAGGTGCTGACCCTGAACTGCACAGCAGTTGGATCAGCTCCTATTGGCCCTACGAAGTGGCTGAAGGACCAGGGCAGCAGCAATCAGACCATTTATGATCGGAAAACCTCCCCACGTGTGACGAAAGTAGACACTGAATCCAACAAAGACTTCTCCATCCGCATCAGGGATGTCCGTCTGGAGGACACTGGCACCTATTACTGTGTGAAGTTTCAAAGAGGCACCTTTGGTGAAGAGTTCTTTAGGAGCGGTGGGGGCACGGAGGTGTTGGTGCACG CCAGACCCTCCGAGCTGGCCATGTCAGAGCCCAGTGACCGAGCGGTGCCGGGGCAGTCGGTGCCCTTCACCTGCAGCACCGGAGGGTTCTTCCCCCGAGACATCCAGGTGAAATGGCTCAAGAACAGCACTCCGGTTCGGGCTGAGCCGCCCCGCATCACCGCGGAGCTGCCAGGCACCTACAGCGTGTCCAGCACCGTGCAGGTGAAGCTGAGCGAGGCCGACGTCCGCTCGGAGCTGAGCTGTGAGGTGCAGCACAGCACGCTGGCAGCCCCGCTGACGAGGACGTTCGCGCTGGGCCGGGTCCTGCGAG TCGCCCCCAGCGTGTCTGTGGTCGCCGCACCGCCGGGCGCCGTGGAGGTGAACGAGACGGTGAACTTCACCTGCCGCGTGCGGGGCTTCTACCCGGGAGCCGTGAGCATCAGCTGGATGGAGAACGGCACGGAGAGGAACGCGGGGAGCAGCGCGCGGCCAACAGAGACCTCCCGGGGCTTGTTTGAGCTGAACAGCACGCTGACGGTGCAGGCGGGGGAGGAGAAGAGCGGCTCCAGGTTCACCTGCCGGGTGGTGCACGAGGACCAGGAGCCCATCTCCAGCACGGCCATCCTGCGGGTCATCGTCCCAACCTCGGGGGAAACCAACGAGAGCTTCATTGGAGACAGCA AAAGCCTCATCTATGTGGCCGTGGGAGTGGTGTGCACTGTGCTGGCGCTGCTGGTGATTGCCATTCTCTACCTCATCCGGACAAAGCAGAGCAAGG ATAAGAGCTCTCCGTCTGCCAG GTTACACGAGCCAGAGAAGAGCAGCGGGACCACCACCACCCAG GAGTCTGACCCCAACAACCTGACCTACGCCGACCTGAACTTCGCCAAAGAGAAGAAGAGCATCCGCCGCATCATCGAGCTGAGCCAGCAGTCGGAGTACGCCTGCATCCAGGGCAGcaatagcagcagcagcagcagccagccggcTGCCAGCAGCGACAACCTGACCTATGCCGACCTGGATATGGTGCATCTCAGCAAGGCACCCCGGCGGCCCCCTCCATGCCCtgaggagagcagctctgagtaTGCCAGTGTCCAGATCCAGCGGCAGTGA
- the PDYN gene encoding proenkephalin-B, which yields MAQQVLVLVLCLSLAATASADCATQCSLCTNQARGTESSIQPLMCLWQCQGSSPPGAEWESCRKALALLAPLVALAEGTEGTDPSPAEVEDEAEPEQDPSPEELPLAPAKRYGGFMKKLAKGRLLSLLRDNTHGKGSLSKKSGGFSHNPGERAAPENYPGPGEGEEPEGAGAEGQELAELHKRYGGFMRRIRPKLKWDNQKRYGGFLWRQFKVTTRSDEDPSAYSGEVLDL from the exons ATGGCACAGCAGGTGCTGGTGCTGGTACTCTGCCTCTCCCTGGCTGCAACAGCTTCCGCCGACTGTGCAACCCAGTGCTCCCTCTGTACCAACCAGGCACGTGGCACCGAGAGCAGCATCCAGCCCCTG ATGTGCCTGTGGCAGTGCCAGGGCTCCTCCCCGCCCGGTGCTGAgtgggagagctgcaggaaggcGCTGGCACTCCTGGCCCCGTTGGTGGCCCTGGCTGAGGGGACAGAAGGAACAGACCCATCCCCAGCAGAGGTGGAAGATGAGGCAGAGCCAGAGCAGGATCCCAGCCCTGAAGAGCTGCCGCTGGCACCAGCCAAACGCTACGGAGGCTTCATGAAGAAGCTGGCCAAGGGGaggctgctgtccctgctgcgCGACAACACCCATGGCAAGGGCAGCCTCAGCAAGAAGTCGGGGGGCTTCAGCCACAATCCAGGGGAGCGGGCAGCCCCTGAGAACTACCCAGGGCCGGGGGAGGGTGAGGAGCCTGAGGGCGCGGGGGCTGAGGGGCAGGAGCTGGCGGAGCTGCACAAGCGTTACGGGGGCTTCATGCGCCGCATCCGGCCCAAGCTCAAGTGGGACAATCAGAAGCGGTACGGGGGCTTCCTGTGGCGGCAGTTCAAGGTGACCACGCGCTCAGATGAGGACCCCAGTGCCTACTCAGGGGAGGTCTTAGACCTATAG
- the LOC140259360 gene encoding tyrosine-protein phosphatase non-receptor type substrate 1-like isoform X2, giving the protein MTLALQAMPLTCLLLLLLHNAPGLSAQPYPDFKLEQPRGPVVVTKGEVLTLNCTAVGSGPIGPTKWLKGQGSSSQTIYDPKGSFPRVTRVDTESSKDFSIRIRDVRLEDTGTYYCVKFQRGTFGEEFFRSGGGTEVLVHARPSELAMSEPSDRAVPGQSVPFTCSTGGFFPRDIQVKWLKNSTPVRAEPPRITAELPGTYSVSSTVQVNLSKADVRSELSCEVQHSTLAAPLTRTFALGRVLRVAPRVSVVAAPPGAVEVNETVNFTCRVRGFYPGAVSISWMENGTERNVGSSARPTETSRGLFELNSTLTVQAGEEKSGSRFTCRVVHEDQEPISSTAILWVAAPTPWEPRGATFLSSPGLWLGLLLYKALLGLGLFFLFKRVLH; this is encoded by the exons ATGACTCTGGCACTTCAGGCGATGCCTctcacctgcctgctgctgctcctgctccacAATGCCCCAG GTTTGAGTGCCCAGCCATATCCAGACTTCAAGCTGGAGCAGCCCCGGGGCCCAGTGGTGGTGACCAAAGGGGAGGTGCTGACCCTGAACTGCACAGCAGTTGGATCAGGTCCTATTGGCCCTACGAAGTGGCTGAAGGGCCAGGGCAGCAGCAGTCAGACCATTTATGACCCGAAAGGCTCCTTCCCACGTGTGACGAGAGTAGACACTGAATCCAGCAAAGACTTCTCCATCCGCATCAGGGATGTCCGTCTGGAGGACACTGGCACCTATTACTGTGTGAAGTTTCAAAGAGGCACCTTTGGTGAAGAGTTCTTTAGGAGCGGTGGGGGCACGGAGGTGTTGGTGCACG CCAGACCCTCCGAGCTGGCCATGTCAGAGCCCAGTGACCGAGCGGTGCCGGGGCAGTCGGTGCCCTTCACCTGCAGCACCGGAGGGTTCTTCCCACGAGACATCCAGGTGAAATGGCTCAAGAACAGCACTCCGGTTCGGGCTGAGCCGCCCCGCATCACCGCAGAGCTGCCAGGCACCTACAGCGTGTCCAGCACCGTGCAGGTGAATCTGAGCAAGGCCGACGTCCGCTCGGAGCTGAGCTGTGAGGTGCAGCACAGCACGCTGGCAGCCCCGCTGACGAGGACGTTCGCGCTGGGCCGGGTCCTGCGAG TCGCCCCCCGCGTGTCTGTGGTCGCCGCACCGCCGGGCGCCGTGGAGGTGAACGAGACGGTGAACTTCACCTGCCGCGTGCGGGGCTTCTACCCGGGAGCCGTGAGCATCAGCTGGATGGAGAACGGCACGGAGAGGAACGTGGGGAGCAGCGCGCGGCCAACAGAGACCTCCCGGGGCTTGTTTGAGCTGAACAGCACGCTGACGGTGCAGGCGGGGGAGGAGAAGAGCGGCTCCAGGTTCACCTGCCGGGTGGTGCACGAGGACCAGGAGCCCATCTCCAGCACGGCCATCCTGTGGGTCGCTGCTCCAACCCCGTGGGAACCCAGAG GTGCCACTTTCCTGTCCAGCCCTGGCTTGTGGCTCGGCCTGCTGCTGTACAAGGCACTGCTCGGCCTCggcctcttcttcctcttcaagCGCgtcctgcactga
- the FKBP1A gene encoding peptidyl-prolyl cis-trans isomerase FKBP1A: protein MGVHVETIAPGDGRTFPKRGQTCVVHYTGMLEDGKKFDSSRDRNKPFKFVMGKQEVIRGWEEGVAQMSVGQRAKMTISPDYAYGSTGHPGIIPPNATLIFDVELMKLE from the exons ATGGGCGTGCACGTGGAGACCATCGCCCCCGGCGACG GGCGGACGTTCCCCAAACGCGGCCAGACGTGCGTGGTGCATTACACGG GTATGCTGGAGGATGGGAAGAAGTTTGACTCCTCCCGCGACAGGAACAAACCCTTCAAGTTCGTGATGGGCAAGCAGGAGGTGATCCGCGGCTGGGAGGAAGGAGTTGCTCAG aTGAGCGTTGGTCAGAGGGCGAAGATGACCATCTCCCCAGATTATGCCTATGGCTCCACTGGCCACCCAGGGATCATCCCACCAAACGCCACTCTAATCTTTGACGTGGAGCTCATGAAATTGGAATGA
- the LOC140259362 gene encoding uncharacterized protein isoform X2 — protein sequence MLCAGVRVSSGCTNLGCTLRFNPAELPAGSLSYQLPRAGTKSVNSMRRSPPFPVQLLIFLLESEPKLSAAPMAELHTALLAQLLVRQLGLFLPWVWGAQVGWSLEVQQPNKWVGVTVGQTLTLNCTVTGSGPPGPVKWLKGWGSSSQTVYDRKGSSHRVTRALNESNTDFTIHIEDIRPDDAGTYYCVKFQKKNVGNNIYCRGQGTNVSVYETSPFPSIGVAAAVLCFILLIFILAFCLYRRKQRGGEQSQHVAEVTTGSCSPFPVPCCAGSPGTPSELQDVENPKLLHQQSSEVDKDIHYADLQPLPAARWPSRRHGAERSEYASIRGAAK from the exons ATGCTCTGTGCAGGGGTTAGGGTGAGCTCAGGGTGCACCAACCTGGGATGCACTTTGAGGTTTAACCCCGCTGAGCTCCCTGCTGGTTCATTGTCCTACCAGCTGCCCCGAGCAGGCACCAAAAGCGTTAACAGCATGCGCCGCTCGCCTCCATTTCCTGTGCagcttctcattttccttctggagTCAGAGCCCAAACTTTCGGCAGCACCGATGGCTGAGCTCCacactgcactgctggctcagctCCTGGTCAGGCAGCTCGGCCTCTTCCTGCCATGGGTGTGGG GTGCCCAGGTGGGATGGAGCTTAGAGGTGCAGCAGCCCAATAAATGGGTGGGGGTAACCGTGGGGCAGACGCTGACCCTGAACTGCACAGTGACTGGATCGGGTCCCCCCGGCCCTGTGAAGTGGCTGaagggctggggcagcagcagtcAGACTGTGTATGATCGGAAAGGCTCCTCACACCGTGTGACGAGGGCATTGAACGAGTCCAACACAGACTTCACCATCCACATTGAAGACATCCGTCCCGACGACGCCGGCACTTATTACTGCGTGAAGTTTCAAAAGAAGAACGTGGGAAATAATATATATTGTCGTGGTCAGGGCACGAATGTGTCGGTGTATG AGACCTCTCCATTCCCCAGCATAGGGgttgcagctgctgtgctctgcttcatCCTCCTCATCTTCATCCTCGCCTTCTGCTTGTACCGCAGGaagcagaggggaggggagcAGAGCCAACACGTGGCTGAGGTGACCACGGGCAGCTGCTCACCCTTCCCTGTTCCATGCTGTGCAGGGAGCCCTGGGACCCCCAG TGAACTCCAGGATGTAGAGAACCCAAAGCTGCTCCACCAG CAAAGCAGTGAGGTGGACAAGGACATCCACTATGCCGacctgcagcccctgcctgcagcacggTGGCCCAGCAGGAGACATGGCGCTGAACGCTCCGAGTACGCCAGCATCAGGGGAGCTGCTAAGTGA
- the LOC140259362 gene encoding uncharacterized protein isoform X1: protein MLCAGVRVSSGCTNLGCTLRFNPAELPAGSLSYQLPRAGTKSVNSMRRSPPFPVQLLIFLLESEPKLSAAPMAELHTALLAQLLVRQLGLFLPWVWGAQVGWSLEVQQPNKWVGVTVGQTLTLNCTVTGSGPPGPVKWLKGWGSSSQTVYDRKGSSHRVTRALNESNTDFTIHIEDIRPDDAGTYYCVKFQKKNVGNNIYCRGQGTNVSVYETSPFPSIGVAAAVLCFILLIFILAFCLYRRKQRGGEQSQHVAEVTTGSCSPFPVPCCAGSPGTPSSELQDVENPKLLHQQSSEVDKDIHYADLQPLPAARWPSRRHGAERSEYASIRGAAK from the exons ATGCTCTGTGCAGGGGTTAGGGTGAGCTCAGGGTGCACCAACCTGGGATGCACTTTGAGGTTTAACCCCGCTGAGCTCCCTGCTGGTTCATTGTCCTACCAGCTGCCCCGAGCAGGCACCAAAAGCGTTAACAGCATGCGCCGCTCGCCTCCATTTCCTGTGCagcttctcattttccttctggagTCAGAGCCCAAACTTTCGGCAGCACCGATGGCTGAGCTCCacactgcactgctggctcagctCCTGGTCAGGCAGCTCGGCCTCTTCCTGCCATGGGTGTGGG GTGCCCAGGTGGGATGGAGCTTAGAGGTGCAGCAGCCCAATAAATGGGTGGGGGTAACCGTGGGGCAGACGCTGACCCTGAACTGCACAGTGACTGGATCGGGTCCCCCCGGCCCTGTGAAGTGGCTGaagggctggggcagcagcagtcAGACTGTGTATGATCGGAAAGGCTCCTCACACCGTGTGACGAGGGCATTGAACGAGTCCAACACAGACTTCACCATCCACATTGAAGACATCCGTCCCGACGACGCCGGCACTTATTACTGCGTGAAGTTTCAAAAGAAGAACGTGGGAAATAATATATATTGTCGTGGTCAGGGCACGAATGTGTCGGTGTATG AGACCTCTCCATTCCCCAGCATAGGGgttgcagctgctgtgctctgcttcatCCTCCTCATCTTCATCCTCGCCTTCTGCTTGTACCGCAGGaagcagaggggaggggagcAGAGCCAACACGTGGCTGAGGTGACCACGGGCAGCTGCTCACCCTTCCCTGTTCCATGCTGTGCAGGGAGCCCTGGGACCCCCAG CAGTGAACTCCAGGATGTAGAGAACCCAAAGCTGCTCCACCAG CAAAGCAGTGAGGTGGACAAGGACATCCACTATGCCGacctgcagcccctgcctgcagcacggTGGCCCAGCAGGAGACATGGCGCTGAACGCTCCGAGTACGCCAGCATCAGGGGAGCTGCTAAGTGA